CATGGACTTGCATCGTGGAAGTAGAGCGTGTTGATCTCCGTCACTTTGCAAGTCACCTACCAAATGTCGAACGACAATATTGCCCATGCTGTGGCCGACAAAGCTGAACGTCGAATCGGCAGGCAACGCTTCGAGCAACTCTCGCAGTGCCGCGGCATGTTGACCGATCGAGCATCGGGTACTGGCGTAAGAAAACCGAAGGCAGTTAGGCATTCCGGCTTTTGTCAGAACAGGTTCGAGTGGTTTCATGCTTCCTGAGGTTCGCATCAAACCGTGAAGCAAAACCACATAGTGCTGGCCCTGGGGCTGATCTTTGGATGGGCAAAGTAGTTCCAGCATATTTTCGCACTGTGAACGGTTGCCCCAAGCACGACGAACGTTTGCCTCATCAAGCAATCGCCAGTGACCGGTCAACGCATTTTGCTGAACACGGAACCCACATCGCCACAGGTGGTCAGTCCAAAGTTGAGTGCCGCCGGCCGTTTTCAGTGGCAGATTAAAGTTGTGACGCTCCGACATTGTTTGAGTCTCTGTCTTTTCCGATGTTGCGTTATCCTCGGAGTTTACCTGATCTCGGTTGGCTTGAAGGCCTAGGAACAAGGCAAAACAAAGCAGCAATGATTTTGACATCCGATGGTGTTCCGTTTGCGAGGCGTGGCAAAACGAGCGATGAAGTTCGTGACGGTCGGTAGAAAGAGGGGCGGAATGTGTCTTGGTCTACGATTAAACGAGCCCCGATCGGAGGCGTTGCTTCGAGGAAATTTCAGAGTGCGATGCAAAAAAACAGCCCGATTCTTAGAACCGGGCTGTTTGCTGTTGTTTTATTAGCCTGTGTGCACCGCACGTGCATGCGGTGAGACAGTGCCAATTCTTAGCGGCTGGTTGTGCTGCGTCGGCTTACCCGCTCACTTCTGCGGCTCATGTAGTGAGTCGCTTCTTCGGAAACGAGTACCGTTTCGCCAGAGCGGATTTCGGTGCGGAAGCGGTGATGTCCGTCCGACTCAGCTTCGGCAATCACATGGATACGAACTTCTTCACCGGGGCGAATGCTGCTAATCGGATCGATCAGCACCTGACCGGTCAGGACTTGGCCGCTGTGGCCGTCGATCCTGCGTGGTTCGATACCTTTGCTGAACTGTGCAACAGCTCGGACATCCGTCGCCGCTCGGCTACCACGGTTTTTGATCACGATTTCATAGGTGACTTCTGATCCGACCGGTGCCGGTGCGGCAGGGTCGTTGATGCTGAGCACAAGGTCGGCAATCGATTCGACTTGGGTTTCCAACGCGACCGCTGTTTGACCTGCGGCAGAGCCGGTGGCCATGAAGTCAAACGTATGGTTGCCTGTTGCCGTCATGTTGCAAGTGAATTCGTATTCACGCGTTGCACCTGGTGGCAGCGATTCGATTTGCCAGGTGAGTTTATTACCACGCTTGACGGCTTCGTTGATCCCGTCGACGTAGCGAGTTCCCGGTGGCAATCCCAAGCTGGCTTGGACGTTCTTGCTAGTAGCCGTACCTTTGTTGGTCAGTTGCAGCTGGTAGATCGCATCGGTGTTTTGGTACTTCAGTTCTGGTCCGACCAAAACGGCTTCCAGTTCTGCGGCGAGTACCTTGATGGTCTTTTCGGCTTCGGACTTCAGTCCCAAATCTCCCGCAGCGAATCCATGGATCTTTAGGTCACCAAGATCTTGAGCGGTAAGTTCGACTTCGAACTGTGCTTCCTTGCCACTGGGAATATTGCCGATCCGTTGCGTTTGTGGAGTTGGCGAATTCGGCGACAAAGTAAAGACGACGTTCGGGGCGATTCCGTCACCTGGGTTCAGCACACGAACTTTGTAGGTCTGTGATTCGCCGTAGACGACATCTTCTGGGCCTTCGATAACGAGGTCCAGTTTCGGCTCACGAACTTCGACCTTGGCGACACTCTTTTGCGGTACCAGCGTCCAGTCGACATCCAGTTCGTGGCTGCCGCTTTGGAGAGCTTGCAGTCGAACATACATCGTTTCATTGCTTCCGGCAGGCAAGCGATCGAGGGCCCATACCAGTCGTCGATTGTTCAAATGATTTGGCGGATCAAGCTGACCGCGTGAAGCGGATTGGCCTTTGAGGTCTGCCCAATCTGGAACCGAGGTACGAACCATGACGCCTTCGGCATCGATCGAACCGCGGTTCTCAACGCGGATCTCGAAGACCTCTGTCTGGCGAATGATCAGTCGACGTGGGCCTTGGGTGACGACGCGAATCCCAGGTAGCTCGGAAGCGACAGCCGTCTCGTCGGGCGAAAGTTCGCTCTGAGCATTCGGTGCTGCACTGCTGCGGGCTTGGTTTTCGGTAAATGGTGCGTTGACGTAAGGCGCGCTGGGGCTTTGGTTGGCAGCAACACGGTGCTCGGGAGTCG
The Stieleria sp. JC731 genome window above contains:
- a CDS encoding lipase family alpha/beta hydrolase, with amino-acid sequence MSKSLLLCFALFLGLQANRDQVNSEDNATSEKTETQTMSERHNFNLPLKTAGGTQLWTDHLWRCGFRVQQNALTGHWRLLDEANVRRAWGNRSQCENMLELLCPSKDQPQGQHYVVLLHGLMRTSGSMKPLEPVLTKAGMPNCLRFSYASTRCSIGQHAAALRELLEALPADSTFSFVGHSMGNIVVRHLVGDLQSDGDQHALLPRCKSMVMLGPPNQGAAIARRLGKTKLFEWVTGQGGIELGPQWDEFNARLATPPFPFHIVAGDIDPPIANPLVDGSGDYVVSVEEAKLDGSTSFQTVPVLHSFLMSNPDVMQKTADLLGQPEVEQD